ttattgttagttattattattattattattattattattattaggatggcgcatttgaatatatttatATAGATATTTGCGCCTTATAAACTCTTAAATtaaatttcataaaattaaataaGTGAATTACTAAATGAATTACCTATTACACGCCTCACCTTGAAAAATGTATATCCTTGCCGCTTAGCACTATTAATGAGCCAAATGGGATCTTTATGAATCTATACCGTAAACGATTTCTTCGCTTCTTATCTGACCCAGATCGACGTTGTTGTTGCCCATTTTGAAAATCAGTAACCACAAGCCATATATGTAGCCCGAACAGCGACCGAgggccgtcgccgtcgtcgtcaAATGCATATCcctcgcagaggtcatggttgTCACATTAACTTTAATTTATAAACGTTTATAAATTGGCTGGAATAATGCTAAACCCCTTTTTGAAGATTTTGTCACCCTCTTGGCAGAGAAGATAGaaacataaatatatatatagctatCGTGTCAAACAAACATAGTGCCTAATGTGTAGTGGTCAGATTTTGAAAAGTCATAGTCTTTGTTGGTTTGTCAGTTTCGTGTGGTTCACCAGAGTAAGGAACGACTGTTGTAACTGTAGATGTCAGGAAAATGGCAAATGTAAGTAGTTATCATTGTTTAGTTGTTAAATCTGTGTATTTGTAtgtaaaaaaaagggaaaaaaaagaaaagaggctTTAAGGGGCGATAGGGATCAACGTCTTGCTGATGAATTGCATATAACAATCCTACAGAAACTTCCAAAGAGACGGGTTATCGGCACGCAGAATTGATTCAATACGGACTGCTGATCttgttgaaataaataaatttggcAAGTGGAATAAGGGAATGAAATATTTATTAGTTGTGATTCATGTTTTCAGTAACTATGCTTGGATCGAAATGCTAAAAGATGAAAATGGTGAAACATGGACAAAGGCAAATATATTCTCAGTATAAATCCAAAAATGTCTTGGACTGATAAAGGCAATATAATATTTTATGTGAAAAAGCCTTGTTGAGCTGCTCAAACAATGTAGTAACAGGAAACATTCCGCTATTAAAATGAGTCCTGTTAAAGCCAGTGCAAAGAATAATCTCATAACGTTTATGGTAACTTGATTTATCAAAAAACAGGTGAACCAAAATTTTCAGGTGGTGATAATTTTAGAATCTCAAAATGCAAATGTAAAATTTTTGACAAAGGCCAATGTATAATCATTATAAAGTGTTTACtgttttataattatttattcatctttttttctcaatgtgaataatttttttttctatatcaAAATAGTGTTTTTGTGTCAAGTACTGGTTTTGGAGATATAAAACGTTAGGGGAAAAGTccatacaaaatcaaataaaaaaggTATAAACACTGAGATCTATTAGAAAATTGTAGGCTAAAATGTATGAAAAATTAAGCGAAACGGGTATTGGCCATTTGACTGAAAACCTTGGCTAAAATGACTACAAGAAATTTCTAGTTCACTACAAAATGCAGTGGATTTGTACAAAGTCTGTGTTCAGTTCGCCAGTTACATTTCCGCTCGTAGTATTACTGGAATATGCTCAGAGATGAGCATCGTGTAGTTCAGATGAAGTGCTCCATGCTTTTTGTATGGCAATATAACTGCAAAAAAGTACATCGCAAAACAAGCACTGTTTACTAATGCCTCGAAGCTTTGTTTTTTCTCGGTTGACAACAAGACTGGAGCATGAAGAGGGCTTTCTTTGGTCTAGTACTACAGGGAAGCTAATTGTAGGTGTACTGAAAACTAACGCTGAGATTGGACTGGTCTTTTCTCTTTCAGGCATGGGTCACCAAAAAGAATGTTGCAGAAAAGTTGGAGGGTATACCAATCCCTTACACTGATGTAAAGAACATTTTGGATGAGGTGGACTTTCATGATCCATTTACGAGTTCTCGATGCCGTGGATGGTTAATTTTTCCACGTCAAAGATATCTGCGGGCAGACATCTTATTTCCTGGCTGTGAATTTGACTGCAGACTCCTTGTTCGTGTACTAGCAGGTATGCTAACTATAATCATGAAACTTTCTAAAGCGCGAACACCACTGTCAAACGTCGACAGCATATGCATGCAAAAAACGTTAGTTTGGACATCAAtaaaatttttctatttaaaatCTTTTGCGTTATCGATCCTTGCACCAAATTGCAAGAAGTGTTTGCCTAATACCTTTCCTGGAGGTAAAAAGGGCGCTCTTTTTCAGCACTACGCGAAGAGACATCAACAGTCATATTCGGGAAATAAGTACACGCTCGAAGCTATCTGGAACACAACAGTCGATTTATTGACACACCcaattttcacagcacttgcaattgtttgttcTCATCTGGTATAACAAGCGACAAGAAGACGCCGTAAAAACCTACAAATAAACCGCGAATTACACTCTGAAATAAGCAACTGAGGAAAGTGAGTTTTTACTCACCATTTGATGAGAACACTGTCACTACAGTAAGCACAAATCAATTCGTAGTTGGAAGTTTGTCAAGCAAAATCACGAACAggttcacaaaacaaaaatcagctccCGCCTCGTGCTTGTATATCGTTAGGATTGGCATGGACTAATACATAGGGAAACCATTGTTGAGGAATAGCCTCAACATCCCGGGGGGTGGGGCTGAACAAAACGGAAAGCTAAACATCCTCTACATTAAAGGTTCTCGAGTTCAAAGGTTCAGAGTTCTCATTGTTCAAGAGTTCACGGTGCTTCTTCAAGGAGGCACAATTTTGTCACGGGACGGACAAGTACTGAGTTCTTCGTCTTGACTTCTGCGGTTAGTACAAATGCGTCTTGGCCTGGAAACACCCTGGTTACACAACCCAACATCCAGCGGCATCGTGGTACACTGTTATCCACAATAAGAACGAGGTCGTTAACAGCTAGATTCCTCTTGTTCAGGAGCCTCTTATGTCGATACTGCAAAGTAGGCACATACTCCCGAAGCCATCGAGACAAAAACAATCAGCGAGAAACTGCGCGTCTCCACTGTTTGCACGTGTACAGCTCTTCCTTGATGAAGACACCGGGAGGTACGACCAGGTTTCGTCGCTGCAACAGGAGATGATTGGGGGTGAGAGCCTCCATATCGTTGGGATCATCGCTGGCGGGACACATAGGAAGGCTGTTTAAAATAGACATAACTTCAGCGAAGACGGTACGCAAGATTTCCAGCCCAGAAAGAGCACCTCGGTCACCAAGAAAACCTTTCATAGCCTTCCTCACGCTTCTAATGAGCCTCTCCCAGACGCCCGACATGTGGCTTGCTATCGGAGGTTGAAAATGCCAATCGGGAACAGCGCACCTGTTCCAATCTGTCTCATATCTGTGCAGTTCTCTCCTGATTGTACCATCATCCAAATCTTGAATTGAACGACTAAGTTCTTTCTCAGCACCCGTAAAATTCGTCCCATTGTCCGACCATATTTTCGTAGGACTCCCACGCACTGAAATGAATCGGCGTAATGCTTGAATAAACGCGTCCGTTTCCAATGAACCAACATCCTCAATATGAATCGCTCTACTATTGAAACAGACGAAATACATCCATACACCTTCACAAGGCTTCGCCCGCGTTTCACATGGAAGGGTCCAAAAAAATCTAAACCCGTGTATGTAAATGGTGGCTGATAGGGTCCCTCCGACACCGCTTGATAAAGCGCAGCACCCAAGACATCACTCGCAATAATTGGGGCAGGATGAAAGACGCTGCAAAAGGAGATCAACTTGCGACATGTTTACGCTTAACAGGACGTTTGAGGACTTTCGAAGTTCCTTGTCGTCATCTTGTACTTCTCTCACAGACATTGATGGCCATGTATGTTCTGGTTGCCAGAGGAATTCCGGGCCTGTCCACCACCGACAATCTGCTTGGAAATACTCAGCACTGACACCACGTGAGCCTTCATCAGCTGGATTCATAACACCGGGAATGTGATGCCATTGTTCAGGAGAGGTCGTTTCATGAATCTCAGACACACGATTCGCGACAAAGGTTTGAAATCGACGCGTTTCATTCTTGATGTATTGTGAGGATGTCATGGAGTCAGACCAGAAGTACGTTTCATGGACTTGGAAGTCAAGTTCTTTCAGGATTGTCTTGCTCATACGTGCTGCCAACACTGCGGCCTGTAGCTCAAGCCGAGGGATAGTCCACTCCCTTATGGGTGCATTTCGGGTTTTCCCCATAACAAAGGAACAATAGGTCACTTCACGCTCATCAACAAATCTTAAGTAGGACACAGCGGCATAGCCATGCTGGGAGGAATCTGCAAAGCTGTGTAGTTGAAACGTCACCCGTGTGCCAAGAGTCTGGGTCTTGTGATGACGTGCGGTAACTGCTCAAGCCACATTCGCCACTGCGTGAGGTACGGTTCTGGGATTTCTTGGTCCCATGGGAGCTTCTTTCTCCAGAGTTTTTGCAACAGGAAGAACACGAAGGGAGAGAGGAACCCCAATGGATCAAACAGAGAGCTCACCTTTGAAAGTACTCCCCGCTTGGTAGATGGCTTACACGTTGCTATGGTTTTGAACTTGAAAGTACGGATTGCGCATCCCAGTACACACCCAATGCTCGTTCCGTTAGTAACTGATCCAGATCTAGGTCCAGATTGGGACTTGCTTTCAACTCGAATGGAATTGATTGTAACACTTCACGACTGTTACTCGCAAACTTTGTGAGACGAAAGCCACCTTGCGTCGGAACCGACTttaacacatcatcaacatagAAGTTTCTACGAACTGCCTTGATGAGTTCAGGGGAATAGGTCTCTTCACTGTCTTGTGCTGTCAGGTTCAAAGCTTTATTTACACAACAGGGTGATGACTTGGCCCGAAATATGTGGACCAGCATCTTGTAATCCTCGAGGGAATTGTCTACACTTCCAGGCCACCAAAAGAATCGCAGGGAGTCTGTGTCACGTGGCGTCACATAAGTCTGGTAAAACATACTCTCGACGTCTGCAGAAAAGGCAATCTCGTCTTCTCGGAACCGGACTAACACGCCTGTTAAGTCATTTGTCAGAGAGGGCCCTCGCACAAGTTGCTCATTCAAAGAAGTACCAACAAATCTTGCGGCTGCGTCAAATACCACTCTCACTTTGCCAGGCTTGTTTGGATTCGTTACTGGGTGGGGAAGGTACCAAGTGGTGTTGCTGATGGTGCCTACTTCATCCTTGGTGAGCTTTCTTGCGTAACCCTTGGCTACGCAGTCTTCAATCACAGCTCTGTACTTCAGTTCCAGCTCTTGATCACGACCTAAGCGTTTCTGTAAATGCTGCAATCTTGTTTCAGCGAGTACTCGGTTGTAGGGAAGCACAGGGTTATCATCCTTCCACAAGAGATCCATCTGGTAATGGCCGTCTCGTTTGCAGACTGAGTCATTGATCCGCTTTAGTGCTCGTTGATCTTCTACCGACATGGGCTTAGTTACGTTCTTGGCAGTGCCATACGACTCAACTTTTCAAAACTCTTCCAACTTGTCATTTAGGGAAACATCTTGTCCACTGATAAGATTAATTTGAACACAACCAGAGGCTTGCACAATTGGCGAACCACCAAGAATGCTCCATCCAATACACGACTTAATAGCAACTGGCTCATTACGTTTGCCTCATGCAACTTCAAGTGGTATGAAAACTTCTTGGAGGTTGGTGCCAATCAACACAGAAATCTTCTTTCTCTCCACATCCGGAAAACACACATGGTGTAAATGTGGCCATTGCGCCACTGACCTTTTGACTCTGGTATGCCTTAGAGGAATTGTTAAGTCCTTGACCGCCCAAGCTGATTTCACGTCAATCACTTTTTCATTCTGGCTATCAACCGAACCAATCTTGAAATCTACTTTCATTCCTACTTCTTCAGTATCAACACTGTGCACTGTCGTCAGTGAAAGTTTACTGGGCGATCCCTTTATGTTTAATAACTCCACAAGGGACGGGTCAATCATCGGGATGTCAGAGCCCGAGTCTATTGGACCATAAGTTGTAATTTGACAACCAGCACTGCTCATCACCTTGACTGGGATGACTTGCAGCAACACCTCACAGGGGCCAACTGACGCTGACGTGGAGCAAGTTGACGTAGTGCCTTTGTCTGGCACCAAGTTCTGGTTGACAACCTCGTGATGCTGAGAGAAGACTCCTTGATTTGCACTTCCGCGAGTGTCAGTGAAGTGCAGTAACGTGTGATGGGTCTTGCCGCAGCCCTGCACCCGGCATCGATTACGAGATCCGCGATTCCTAGCTGTAAGTTCTGTCGAATTAATACAATTAAAGCAAATCTCTCCTTTCTTCATAAACTCAGCTCTCTCTCGAGGGGACTTGGCTCTAAACGCCTCACAGCGATACAGCCGATGGGGCTCACGGCACATTATGCAGGATTCCTGCTTTGCTGTCATAATCACATAAGTGGATGCCTTTGTGGTCACTGACTTACTCTTCGTAGGCTTGACTCTGGTAGGCGCAGCTTCGTTCAATCCAACACTAAAGAAGGGATGGTTCAAGACATAAGTTCTTTCCTTGAGGAAATCCACAACATCCCTGAAACTTGGCATCAGTTGTCCTTTACGCTCAAGACGCTTCAGATGCTCAGCAAATTTGGCCTGCATCCACCTGGGTAACCGTGTAATGATCTGGCTTTCTCAAGATTATCTGCGTTCATTTCACTAAGGTATCCCATGGACTCTAGGGTATCGTAGGTAACTTGGGCTGTATCAGCATAGCGTTGTAAACTGTCCTTGTCACTGGCTTGTATGGCAGGCCCCTTGGTGAGCGATTCAATACATGCCCTCACTACTTGGAATGGCTGCCCAAATCGATCCTCTAACGTTTTAAGAGCCTTCGACAGGCCACCTGGCATTGGCTCATATCTTTGCACTGCAAGTAGGGCTGGTCCCTGTAAAAACTGTAACAGACGAGTCATTTTAACTGAATCATCAAGTGGTCTTGTTTCCACCAGTTGTTTGAATCTTTGTCGAAAGGCTGGATACCGCTCAGGGGAACCATCAAATTTCTGAAGTTGCACAGGTGGGAGGTCATGTGATACACTCATCCTCTCCATTGAGGACATAATAGCAACAAGGCTTTCATTGCTCACAGAACCCATGACACTTGAAGGGGCTGGGCGAGCGTAAGTGGCTGGCTGGGGTACTGGATCGAGGGTTGTGTTTGACACAGCGAGAGGGGTCAACTGTTGCAGCTTAGGTATATTAGGACTTGGAACCTTTTCTGACTGTACATTTACAGCCGGCTCAGTTAACTCCTTGAATGTCACATGCGGGACTCTGAAGCGGATTTTGGCAATGGGAAGAGCAGTTCCCACGCCTTATTTAGTTAGGATTGTTCAGCTCGCACCTTCACAACGTTGCTGAAGTCGTTCAGATTTTCGTCTATTTCATTGCGCATTCTTGTTATTGTCGACAAATGTCCTCTGCGAGACCTTTCCAGTTTTTCCAATAGAGTATTCCTTCCTGAGTCATCACGCAATGCGAAGCGGTATTTCAGCTTTGATTCAAGTTAGTTTGCACACAATTTTTAACCACGGAGACAACCACAAGTCCCACCAAAAAGCACAGGTAATAAAATCAAATGGTCAGTTACAAAAACTGATGTTCGGGAAATAAGTACACACTCGAAGCTATCTGGAACACAACAGTCGATTTATTGACACACCcaattttcacagcacttgcaATGGTTTGTTCTCATCGGGAACAACAACCGACAAGAAGACGCCGTAAAAACCTACAAATAAACCGCGAATTATactctgaaataaacaacttacgAAAAGCGAGTTTTTACTCACCATTTGATGAGAAGACTGGCACTACAGTAAGCACAAATCAATTCGCAGTTGGAAGTTTGTCAAGCAAAATCACGAACAggttcacaaaacaaaaatcagctccCGCTGCATGCTGGTATATCGTTAGGATTGGCATGGACTAATACGTAGGGAAACCATTGTTGAGGAATAGCCTCAACAAGTCAGATTTGAAAGAAAGCCATGTGAATGTTCGTTGGATGCCGCACAAATGCCAGGCCTCTGTTATCAATGGGGAAAGCACACATTTCAATGTTGATAATTTATTCATGCTGGTTTACACATTTGCTACTTTCCCTTTATTTTAGACAGTGGTCTTGACATGGACTTGGTGCCCAAAGAGGACACAAGAAACGCTTTACTGAGGTACCTCTCCAAAGTGACTTTTTCAGATGAAGATGACTTTGGACTTCGTGTTCCAGACGTGAAATTTATACCAGATGGATTTCAGCTGACCTTTATGCGTTGTTCGAAACGAGCTCAGTATCGTTTCTCGGAAGAGTTTTCAATTATTCTATCTAAGGAGAGTATACCCATGTTGGCGGGAGATATCGTCAAAAAGGTGTGACTGCGACCACCTTCTTGTAACCTTGACTTCTTGGTTTCCGTTTAGGGGTTTAAGGAAATCTACTTGCTTATAAACTTTTAACGTAAGGGATGTGGTGAGGGGGCTGGAGGTTAGGGTAAGCTATACAAGACCGAGTGAATGAAATCTTAGAAAATCGTTCATTAAAACGAGCATACAATTGCCGTTCATAGTTGCAATATTTTATTATATCactaaaatataataaaatattttgtcttggttgccctattgtttcaaaGCAAAAGGTCTTTGCGTGAAAACAATAAGgaaaactaatatttttaaaaatacaaacacacttttgagtttaaggaacatgtttcaaTGTTTCAACATCATCTCCAGCCTTAGTgggtgtaacattaaaattgagcctcaacaaacaagttgattatctctccattcaaactgtgcaacatttttagtccaaaggatttcattttcatttctcaAATCACTcgttgtatacaaatttacttgtgcgggctgtggtgctcgctaggttggtgaaaccaacaggcatttatacacacgtgtaaatcagcaccttttccggaaaaaaaattctcatattttcaagcatcttagtttttctaaaaattgtcaagATAATTGTGATATTTCTTGcatcaaaattattgataatgctacttatatctatcaactcaaaatcaaggaaagcttccatattgagcggttgaaacccgaactcaacaaacacgttgatcatgtcagtttagcattacacttttaaccttttaccgttatgtctcttgtgttctctataatattgttggttagtttgaattttacctacttgtaacgaacatttaatcttcAAAGAATCATTATATTGATAGTTATACatatataataattatcttgtaaaaaaattaatgttacactctctaTGGATGAAGATGAACAaagaaacatcgaaacatgttccttaaaggggcagtgtcatgcgATGGCATGCGCTGTATTTTTCACACGCAGAGATTTTAACAGAcgtcaattttttttgctttttctgttttaAGTCGACACTCAATCCGGCTTTAGAAAACCACTAAAATGCAGATTTATCAATTATCGATGATTtggagtccaagaaataaaatcgaacagaaatatgatgccatgtttgttttctgcgtgaaaacaaatgaattcaGTGAAGTGGCGGACCGGGAACACTGTGGGCGGTTCCAGCACTCacacttaaatatttttttctctccgGTAAACCAGACATATTATCAAGATAAACATGccatttcaaagctgaaagagagtgcatttatttccaagacACGACTTCGAAGTCGAAAGACGATAGGCTGCGAAAAAATTCAGCCTTGTTTTTACTCACCGTTTGCGGTTTTATAATTCATGCAACAAGTAAACACAACCAGTGCATCGAGTTCCTCTCATCATAAtgcagctttttcttcaaaatattcaaatagaATTTTAGAGCGAAGATAGTAAATGTGTTATCAACAAACGATGATGTGGTTGTCTGTGACATTTAAGCGACTCGCTAGAAATGAAATACGAAGATGGACTTCGATCCTAGTGATACAGCTTGTGCTTCGATTACACCATACGtcgaatttctcatgaattcacGTGCTAAAAAGTTTATCTTCATTGTAGATGTTGTGTTGATATTTTGAGTGCTCTTCTTTTGATTTCTTGAGGAGAATGAATCACTACTTGTCCACTTCAAGCTCAATGGCCGCCACGACTCGACATGGTAAAACACGATCAAAACCccttacaaacaacaaaatcaaagaaaaaaagaagcaaagaaCAACGAAAATATAGTGAATTTGTTTCTGAACGCCGCAGGATATTTGGTTCACTAAAGTGACCTCGGATGGCTTTGATTGTGTGAGATATTCACACCCCACACACATGCTGTCACGCATGCGCCACCGGTGACACTACTCctttaaactcaaaagtgtggttgtatttttaaaaatattagtaacacttctgctatccagaccatttgaataaggaaaaccatttcacgtcacaattgttcaagatggcagcgccTGAGAAATTTGACAGAGCAAGTAAGTGAttctaaaattcattttattcGATGTACGCACTTTTGGAGAAAAGTGTCAATCAAATTTGAtagcaaacattattttgttcgGTTTAAAATTATTCGTTAGtcggagtggaggttccctttaaaaacaGAACTTTTCTTAAGAATATTTATATTCTTACTATCGTAACACGGAAGTCGAACGGGGTACTATCCAAAACAAACTAACCATGAAACCACGCTACCGGCTGTACAAAACAACAAACCCTAATACCTTTTTGATCTCACGGTGATATCTTCTTGGCCCTGCGCAAAGGTCTACGCCAACCTTCAGTTATGTGGTGGCATGCGGTATCTTACAAAATGTGACTCTGAACACACTCTAATTAAACAATTCCCACAGTTCTGTACAGTCTTCATATAGGTGAACACTTAGCGCCACGTCATATTACCTGATAAACGTGATCATGGTTGAAGCTGATGTC
The sequence above is a segment of the Montipora foliosa isolate CH-2021 chromosome 2, ASM3666993v2, whole genome shotgun sequence genome. Coding sequences within it:
- the LOC137991411 gene encoding uncharacterized protein, whose product is MYFVCFNSRAIHIEDVGSLETDAFIQALRRFISVRGSPTKIWSDNGTNFTGAEKELSRSIQDLDDGTIRRELHRYETDWNRCAVPDWHFQPPIASHMSGVWERLIRSVRKAMKGFLGDRGALSGLEILRTVFAEVMSILNSLPMCPASDDPNDMEALTPNHLLLQRRNLVVPPGVFIKEELYTCKQWRRAVSR
- the LOC137991412 gene encoding uncharacterized protein, whose product is MGKTRNAPIREWTIPRLELQAAVLAARMSKTILKELDFQVHETYFWSDSMTSSQYIKNETRRFQTFVANRVSEIHETTSPEQWHHIPGVMNPADEGSRGVSAEYFQADCRWWTGPEFLWQPEHTWPSMSVREVQDDDKELRKSSNVLLSVNMSQVDLLLQRLSSCPNYCE
- the LOC137991414 gene encoding uncharacterized protein — translated: MSVEDQRALKRINDSVCKRDGHYQMDLLWKDDNPVLPYNRVLAETRLQHLQKRLGRDQELELKYRAVIEDCVAKGYARKLTKDEVGTISNTTWYLPHPVTNPNKPGKVRVVFDAAARFVGTSLNEQLVRGPSLTNDLTGVLVRFREDEIAFSADVESMFYQTYVTPRDTDSLRFFWWPGSVDNSLEDYKMLVHIFRAKSSPCCVNKALNLTAQDSEETYSPELIKAVRRNFYVDDVLKSVPTQGGFRLTKFASNSREVLQSIPFELKASPNLDLDLDQLLTERALGVYWDAQSVLSSSKP
- the LOC137991415 gene encoding uncharacterized protein: MGSVSNESLVAIMSSMERMSVSHDLPPVQLQKFDGSPERYPAFRQRFKQLVETRPLDDSVKMTRLLQFLQGPALLAVQRYEPMPGGLSKALKTLEDRFGQPFQVVRACIESLTKGPAIQASDKDSLQRYADTAQVTYDTLESMGYLSEMNADNLEKARSLHGYPGGCRPNLLSI